One window from the genome of Rufibacter tibetensis encodes:
- a CDS encoding cellulose synthase family protein — translation MKGLEITMLVLYGACLVFLFFYSLAQLHLTVLYRRFRKKTAETPSPPLHWPKITVQLPLYNELYVAERLLQAVAALDYPPGLLQILVLDDSTDETVSLVAKQVQILQSRGVTIEHIRRIERTGYKAGALQHAMPLSTGDFIVIFDADFVPEPNFLKKALPYFTSNRIGVVQTRWGHLNRTYSILTQLQAFGLDAHFTVEQGGRNGGNHFINFNGTAGIWRKETILDAGGWQPDTLTEDLDLSYRAQLRGWEFKYVEEIAVPAELPVTMSALRSQQYRWTKGAAETARKHLLRVLKSNKSVTTKWLAFFHLLNSSVFVAVLLAAILSVPVMLVQPKYPEVTHLFALSSVFKISFLILAFFYWTSERQLYSNKLSPWSFSLRFSLFLVMSLGLSLHNALAVIEGFMGRKTPFIRTPKFNLSAQKENWRQNKYTLPQVPPLTWVEGLLCLYFLGGVVLAFVQQDFGFLPYHLMLLLGFGLVFGYTLRHSK, via the coding sequence ATGAAGGGGCTGGAGATCACAATGCTGGTGCTATACGGGGCTTGTTTGGTGTTCCTGTTTTTCTACAGTTTGGCTCAACTTCACCTCACCGTCCTTTATAGGCGTTTTCGGAAAAAGACAGCAGAAACTCCTTCCCCTCCTCTTCACTGGCCCAAGATAACCGTCCAACTCCCCCTTTACAATGAACTCTACGTAGCGGAACGTCTCTTGCAGGCTGTAGCTGCATTAGATTACCCGCCCGGTTTGCTTCAAATTCTGGTGCTGGATGACTCAACTGATGAGACAGTCTCATTGGTAGCCAAACAGGTTCAGATTCTACAAAGCCGGGGAGTCACTATAGAGCACATTCGCCGAATAGAACGAACTGGGTACAAAGCTGGGGCTTTACAGCACGCTATGCCGCTTTCTACCGGTGACTTCATAGTTATTTTTGACGCAGATTTCGTTCCAGAGCCTAATTTTTTAAAAAAAGCCCTTCCATACTTTACCTCAAATAGAATTGGGGTAGTGCAAACCCGTTGGGGCCATTTAAACCGAACCTATTCTATTTTAACCCAGCTTCAGGCTTTTGGCTTGGATGCGCATTTTACGGTTGAGCAAGGCGGCCGGAACGGAGGAAACCACTTCATCAACTTCAATGGCACCGCAGGCATCTGGCGCAAGGAAACTATTCTGGACGCGGGCGGGTGGCAACCCGATACGCTTACTGAGGATCTGGACCTGAGTTATAGGGCACAATTGCGGGGCTGGGAGTTCAAGTACGTGGAGGAAATAGCGGTGCCAGCCGAATTACCCGTTACCATGTCCGCCCTCCGTTCACAGCAGTACAGGTGGACCAAAGGGGCTGCTGAAACTGCCAGAAAACATCTCCTGCGGGTACTTAAGTCAAATAAGTCAGTTACCACCAAATGGCTGGCCTTCTTTCACCTGCTTAATAGTAGCGTTTTTGTGGCGGTTTTGCTGGCGGCAATCCTGAGTGTACCGGTAATGCTGGTGCAACCTAAATACCCCGAAGTAACTCACCTGTTTGCCCTATCCTCCGTCTTCAAAATCAGCTTTCTTATCTTAGCCTTCTTCTACTGGACATCTGAACGGCAGTTGTACTCCAATAAGCTCTCTCCCTGGTCTTTTTCCCTTCGGTTCTCCCTGTTCCTGGTCATGTCATTGGGACTATCATTGCATAATGCTCTGGCCGTAATTGAAGGCTTTATGGGTAGAAAAACACCGTTCATCCGCACACCTAAGTTTAACCTCTCGGCACAAAAAGAGAACTGGCGCCAAAATAAATATACCCTGCCTCAGGTTCCGCCACTTACGTGGGTAGAGGGATTGCTTTGCCTGTATTTCCTGGGTGGTGTGGTACTGGCATTTGTCCAGCAGGATTTCGGATTTCTGCCCTATCACCTGATGCTTCTTTTGGGGTTCGGGTTGGTGTTCGGGTACACGTTGCGTCATAGCAAATGA
- a CDS encoding AI-2E family transporter has product MTSTDQFYKKATLVLLGIILLVYVLFILGDILVPIAFSLLLAILLNPLNSRLLRMKIPPVLAILLTLLIALTVLGLILFLLSSQILQFGEMVPSLKLKFSQILTDLQNFAQNTFGIGIQKQTQFLKNTANSGTALLGRTVSGVLGVFSLLFLIPVYIFLFLLYKPLILNFLFEVFSSKNTHYVAEILHETKSAIQSYIVGLLIEASIVAVLNSAALMLLGVPYAILLGVIGAILNMIPYVGGIIAILLPVLMATVSTEGYTTQLGIIGAYAVIQFIDNNVLVPRIVSSKVQLNALISILAVLLGGALWGVSGMFLSIPFVAVLKIIFDRIEYLRPWGKLLGDQIPDSYPGQISPAPQVQPQEFRLSEDKASPAH; this is encoded by the coding sequence ATGACTTCCACCGATCAATTCTATAAAAAGGCCACTTTAGTCCTGTTGGGCATCATTCTTCTGGTGTATGTGCTTTTCATATTAGGAGATATTCTGGTGCCTATCGCCTTCTCACTGTTGCTAGCCATACTGTTGAACCCTTTAAACAGTAGACTTCTACGGATGAAGATTCCGCCGGTGCTGGCCATATTGCTCACGCTCCTCATAGCCCTGACGGTGCTTGGCTTGATTCTCTTCCTATTGTCGTCTCAAATCCTGCAATTTGGGGAAATGGTGCCTTCGCTAAAGCTAAAGTTCTCCCAAATCTTAACAGATCTACAAAACTTTGCCCAAAACACTTTCGGAATAGGAATTCAGAAACAAACCCAATTTTTGAAGAATACTGCGAACAGTGGTACTGCCCTACTTGGAAGAACGGTGAGCGGGGTGCTAGGGGTTTTCAGTCTCTTGTTCCTAATTCCTGTGTATATCTTCCTATTTCTACTATATAAGCCTCTGATTTTGAATTTTCTTTTTGAGGTGTTTTCCTCAAAGAACACGCATTACGTAGCTGAAATACTGCATGAGACAAAATCTGCCATTCAAAGCTACATAGTAGGCTTGTTGATTGAGGCATCCATTGTGGCGGTCCTGAACTCAGCTGCGTTGATGCTATTGGGAGTACCTTATGCCATTCTATTAGGTGTGATTGGGGCCATTTTGAACATGATTCCTTATGTGGGAGGTATTATTGCTATTCTGCTACCTGTTCTCATGGCTACGGTCTCAACAGAAGGATATACTACCCAATTGGGGATAATTGGAGCCTATGCCGTCATTCAGTTCATAGATAACAATGTACTGGTTCCAAGAATTGTGTCTTCCAAAGTACAGCTGAATGCCTTGATTTCAATCCTTGCGGTTCTGTTAGGTGGGGCATTATGGGGTGTTTCCGGAATGTTCCTGTCTATACCGTTTGTGGCCGTTCTCAAGATTATCTTTGACCGAATAGAATACCTGCGCCCTTGGGGAAAACTACTAGGCGATCAGATACCAGACTCTTATCCTGGTCAAATTTCCCCTGCCCCTCAGGTACAACCACAGGAGTTCAGGCTAAGTGAAGATAAAGCTTCACCTGCCCACTAA
- a CDS encoding PhzF family phenazine biosynthesis protein, producing MQTLPFYIVDVFANAPYKGNQLAVFLQAEHLTIEQMQQIAQEIGFAESSFILRNEPSEKGYDTRYFTVEYEVPFAGHPTLGTAYVIQQFILQKPVSELSLHLKVGQIPVSFTYSDNKPDFLLMRQITPTFEEPLPKSEIATLIGLPEESLHLSFPVQEVSTGLPFLVIPLQKLEDIQNVYLQPDKLLSFLQHHGLYKTQRPDGLSVALYFFCPETYSTDHQLNARMLALENGQVVEDAATGSANGCLLAYLLKHRYLGKDSLDLLVEQGYEIKRDSTIKLQGHVTSEDQYELYVGGQVQLIAKGEWYVH from the coding sequence ATGCAAACCTTACCTTTTTATATTGTAGATGTCTTTGCCAACGCGCCTTATAAGGGCAACCAGTTGGCCGTGTTTCTGCAGGCCGAACACCTGACTATTGAGCAAATGCAGCAGATTGCCCAAGAAATAGGCTTCGCGGAATCTTCCTTCATTCTGAGGAATGAGCCTAGTGAAAAGGGCTATGACACCCGGTACTTCACCGTAGAATACGAAGTACCTTTTGCTGGCCACCCAACCTTAGGTACCGCTTATGTTATTCAACAATTTATTTTGCAGAAGCCTGTTTCTGAACTTAGCCTGCACCTGAAAGTGGGCCAAATTCCTGTCTCTTTCACCTATTCAGATAATAAACCTGATTTCCTGCTGATGCGGCAAATCACCCCTACTTTTGAAGAACCGCTACCTAAAAGTGAAATTGCTACCCTCATTGGTTTACCCGAAGAAAGCCTTCACTTAAGTTTCCCAGTACAGGAAGTATCTACGGGATTGCCTTTCTTAGTGATTCCGCTACAAAAGCTGGAAGACATACAGAACGTTTATTTACAACCAGACAAGCTTCTCTCCTTTCTGCAGCATCATGGCTTGTACAAAACACAACGGCCCGATGGCCTGTCTGTGGCGCTTTACTTTTTCTGTCCGGAAACTTATTCTACTGACCATCAACTTAACGCCCGCATGCTGGCCTTGGAGAACGGGCAGGTGGTTGAGGATGCGGCAACAGGCAGCGCCAACGGTTGTTTACTGGCCTATTTACTAAAGCACAGATACCTTGGGAAGGATTCTTTGGACCTATTGGTAGAGCAGGGCTACGAGATCAAACGTGATTCTACCATCAAATTACAAGGCCATGTCACTTCAGAAGATCAATACGAACTGTATGTAGGAGGCCAGGTACAACTAATTGCGAAAGGAGAATGGTATGTGCACTAA
- a CDS encoding rhodanese-like domain-containing protein: MKKLFSRVFLGLFLLLFSFPPAKGQGVSRGYELMLSSLYKNTVPTLSPGELAVKLKQQPSDILLLDIRTPSEYSVSHINSARFLHFDKVRDQELQRLPKNKTLVVYCSVGYRSERIGERLKALGYPAVYNLYGGIFQWVNEGLPIVNAQGPTNKVHAYSKKWGIWLNKGEKAYE, encoded by the coding sequence ATGAAAAAACTGTTTAGCAGGGTGTTCCTGGGCTTGTTCTTACTCTTGTTTAGTTTCCCTCCCGCTAAAGGGCAAGGAGTCTCAAGAGGCTATGAACTTATGCTCTCCTCGCTTTACAAAAACACCGTTCCTACGCTTTCACCTGGCGAGTTGGCGGTTAAACTGAAGCAACAGCCTTCTGATATACTCTTGTTAGATATCCGCACCCCTTCAGAATACAGCGTAAGTCACATTAATTCAGCCCGATTCCTCCACTTTGATAAAGTGAGGGATCAAGAGCTTCAACGCCTGCCTAAAAACAAAACCTTGGTGGTGTATTGCAGTGTAGGCTACCGAAGTGAACGGATAGGCGAACGATTGAAGGCCCTGGGGTACCCAGCCGTGTATAACTTATATGGAGGCATTTTTCAGTGGGTTAACGAAGGCCTCCCCATTGTCAATGCCCAAGGACCTACCAATAAGGTGCATGCCTATTCAAAAAAATGGGGGATTTGGTTGAACAAAGGAGAAAAGGCATATGAATAA
- a CDS encoding TIGR04282 family arsenosugar biosynthesis glycosyltransferase, with protein MNKRLLLVFVRAPKLGKVKTRLASTIGNERALQVYEQLLQITHNAIVPVEAVKWVCYADEVSEVDLWSQGNFEKRLQSTKNELGHRMHETFAQGLVEGFSPIIIIGSDCPGISSQLIEEAFLKLETSDVVIGPAQDGGYYLLGINFLVPELFANIPWSTDKVLTSTLAAAQQLNLAVSLLPQLADVDEEADLVHWPQLQASAQTK; from the coding sequence ATGAATAAACGACTACTGCTTGTTTTTGTACGCGCTCCCAAATTGGGTAAGGTGAAAACCCGCTTAGCCAGCACCATTGGAAATGAAAGAGCCCTGCAGGTGTATGAGCAACTGCTTCAAATAACCCACAATGCCATTGTACCAGTAGAAGCGGTGAAATGGGTGTGTTATGCCGATGAAGTTTCAGAAGTAGACCTGTGGTCACAGGGTAATTTTGAAAAGCGGTTACAATCAACCAAAAATGAACTGGGCCACCGCATGCACGAAACTTTTGCGCAAGGATTGGTGGAAGGGTTTTCCCCGATCATCATTATAGGAAGTGATTGCCCGGGAATTTCAAGCCAGCTCATAGAAGAAGCTTTTCTAAAATTAGAAACCTCTGATGTGGTCATAGGGCCGGCACAAGATGGAGGGTATTACCTTTTAGGCATTAACTTTCTGGTGCCTGAGCTTTTTGCCAACATTCCCTGGAGTACAGACAAAGTGTTGACTTCCACCCTCGCCGCCGCTCAACAATTGAACCTGGCTGTTTCTCTACTACCTCAACTAGCTGATGTAGATGAGGAAGCAGACCTGGTGCATTGGCCTCAACTGCAAGCATCAGCACAAACCAAATGA
- a CDS encoding glycosyltransferase family 2 protein yields MPQISVIIPAYNEELSIGKVVAGISRELVQEVIVVDNNSSDATGQVAATAGATVLKELRQGYGQACLTGIAHAIRQTPPPEIILFMDGDYSDYPEEIPLLLEPILRQNFDMVIGSRALGRREPGSMTAPQVFGNWLATTLLQVLYKAHFTDLGPFRAIRTQALLQLNMQDRTYGWTVEMQLKAAQQKLRYTEVPVTYRKRIGVSKISGTVKGVVLAGHKILWTIGKLYFKKR; encoded by the coding sequence ATGCCTCAAATCTCCGTGATCATTCCTGCTTACAATGAAGAGCTTTCAATTGGGAAAGTGGTAGCTGGTATTTCCAGAGAGTTGGTGCAGGAGGTAATTGTAGTAGACAACAATTCCTCTGATGCCACCGGGCAAGTTGCGGCAACCGCAGGAGCAACGGTGTTAAAAGAGCTAAGACAGGGATATGGACAGGCTTGCCTTACCGGAATCGCCCATGCCATTAGGCAAACACCTCCCCCGGAAATCATCCTGTTCATGGACGGCGACTACTCTGATTATCCTGAAGAGATTCCCCTGCTGCTGGAACCCATTCTCCGCCAAAATTTTGACATGGTCATCGGATCACGAGCATTGGGCAGGCGCGAACCAGGTTCAATGACGGCACCACAGGTTTTCGGTAATTGGTTAGCCACTACCCTCCTGCAGGTGTTGTACAAGGCTCATTTCACTGATCTGGGACCTTTCCGGGCCATCCGCACCCAAGCGCTGCTGCAACTAAACATGCAGGACCGCACCTATGGCTGGACCGTAGAGATGCAATTAAAGGCGGCTCAACAAAAGCTGCGTTATACCGAAGTGCCCGTTACTTACCGCAAGCGGATAGGGGTTTCTAAGATTTCAGGAACTGTAAAAGGGGTAGTATTAGCGGGCCATAAGATTCTGTGGACCATCGGGAAACTCTATTTCAAGAAAAGGTAG
- a CDS encoding glycosyltransferase 87 family protein → MKGGSIATFETQRGLLLFSIVVSFIVIYFLGYMTQRTEFEQLLLWFGAAFIAYFLQIRSKLSLSHGLLLGLVLRLILLFAFPALSNDYFRFFWDGHLLQNGLNPFLTLPSQWMQNGNALPAGLTPELYQSLNSANYYSVYPPVCQFVFWVSTLIKDNILASVVLMRLCLLLAEVGTLWLLPKVLQKLHLPPRQALWYALNPAIILELTGNLHFEAFMIFFLVCALYFFSHGKWRFAAVLIGLSVASKLLPLLLLPLLPRYLGWRKAVGAGLIVAGTLLLLFLPFLSAAFVAHFGSSLNLYFQKFEFNASFYYLLREIGFWLVGFNVISYVGPGLSLLTILFAFWVGFYQKQEQKGITWLATSSLTLLTVYLCFSTTVHPWYISTLVALASCTRFRYPMVWSAMAVLSYATYLSPTYQENLWLVAIEYLVVFGVLGLELKKGQENRKLVSTP, encoded by the coding sequence ATGAAAGGGGGTTCAATAGCTACTTTTGAGACACAGAGAGGACTGCTCTTGTTTTCCATTGTAGTCTCCTTTATAGTGATCTATTTTCTGGGGTACATGACCCAACGGACTGAGTTTGAGCAATTGCTTCTGTGGTTTGGAGCTGCATTTATAGCTTATTTTCTGCAAATAAGGTCCAAACTGTCCCTTTCACACGGGCTGCTTTTAGGTCTTGTGCTACGTCTTATCTTACTCTTTGCCTTTCCTGCTCTTTCAAATGATTATTTCCGATTTTTTTGGGACGGGCATCTCTTGCAGAATGGATTAAATCCTTTTCTCACGCTTCCGAGCCAATGGATGCAGAATGGGAATGCCCTGCCAGCCGGACTTACCCCAGAGTTGTACCAATCCCTCAACTCGGCCAACTATTACTCGGTGTATCCGCCTGTTTGCCAATTTGTTTTTTGGGTAAGCACCCTAATTAAAGACAACATCCTAGCCAGTGTGGTCCTGATGCGGCTTTGCCTTTTGCTGGCGGAAGTTGGTACGCTGTGGCTTTTACCAAAAGTTCTGCAGAAACTACACTTGCCTCCCAGGCAAGCCTTATGGTATGCCCTAAACCCCGCCATCATTCTGGAACTTACCGGAAATCTCCATTTTGAGGCGTTCATGATTTTTTTTCTGGTCTGCGCCCTGTACTTTTTCTCTCATGGAAAATGGAGGTTTGCGGCTGTTTTAATAGGGCTTTCTGTGGCTAGTAAGTTGTTGCCGCTGCTGTTGCTTCCGCTGCTCCCCAGATATTTAGGCTGGCGGAAAGCTGTGGGCGCAGGGTTGATTGTTGCAGGTACGCTTCTGCTCCTGTTTCTTCCTTTCTTGAGTGCAGCTTTTGTAGCTCATTTTGGCTCAAGCCTAAACCTGTACTTTCAAAAGTTTGAGTTTAATGCCAGTTTCTACTACCTGCTGCGTGAAATAGGTTTCTGGCTTGTGGGTTTTAACGTGATCTCTTACGTAGGACCAGGTCTCTCCCTGCTCACTATTCTCTTCGCCTTTTGGGTTGGCTTCTATCAAAAGCAAGAGCAGAAAGGTATTACCTGGCTTGCAACTTCTTCTCTTACACTTCTGACAGTGTACCTATGCTTCTCTACCACGGTACACCCCTGGTACATAAGTACCTTGGTAGCGCTAGCGTCCTGCACCCGCTTCAGGTACCCGATGGTATGGTCTGCAATGGCAGTTTTGTCTTATGCAACTTATCTATCCCCCACGTACCAGGAGAACCTTTGGTTAGTCGCCATTGAATACCTGGTAGTGTTTGGTGTTTTAGGGCTGGAATTAAAAAAAGGCCAAGAAAACAGAAAACTGGTTTCCACTCCATGA
- a CDS encoding DUF1206 domain-containing protein — protein MNRQNKSRIESFAKSGYVAKGMVYILVGVLTAMFAFGIGGEKASNTDALYQVKEFPGGSLLLGILATGLAGYALWRLTQAIKDTENKGTDAKGIGRRLAYAFSGLLYGSLAFLAFKIGLGNETSSGGSGSREKSVLSELLDHQYGKWVAIAIGLITIGNGLNQLRKAITSSFLKDVKGLPRDRFNFLKKAGQAGFAARGVVFCIIGFLFVRAAWRQNPQGAEGTEGAFTFLQTSPFGNVLLAIVAIGLVGYGIFMFVQAKYSDISID, from the coding sequence ATGAACAGACAAAATAAGAGCAGGATTGAATCCTTTGCCAAATCTGGTTATGTAGCCAAAGGCATGGTGTATATTCTTGTAGGGGTACTAACAGCTATGTTTGCTTTTGGGATTGGAGGCGAGAAAGCATCCAATACAGATGCGCTTTATCAAGTCAAAGAATTCCCAGGAGGGAGTCTGCTATTAGGTATTTTAGCGACAGGTTTAGCAGGCTATGCATTATGGCGATTAACACAAGCTATTAAAGACACAGAGAACAAAGGGACAGATGCAAAAGGCATAGGCAGAAGATTAGCTTATGCATTTAGTGGTTTACTTTATGGGTCTTTGGCTTTCTTAGCTTTTAAAATTGGGCTGGGTAATGAAACCAGTTCTGGTGGTAGTGGATCAAGGGAGAAATCAGTTTTATCTGAGTTGTTGGATCATCAATACGGAAAATGGGTAGCCATTGCAATTGGGCTAATTACTATTGGGAATGGTTTAAACCAATTAAGAAAAGCAATTACCAGTTCTTTTCTGAAAGATGTAAAAGGACTACCTAGGGACCGATTCAATTTCTTGAAAAAAGCAGGTCAAGCAGGATTTGCTGCCAGAGGAGTCGTTTTCTGTATCATCGGATTTTTATTTGTAAGAGCAGCGTGGAGACAGAACCCGCAAGGAGCTGAAGGTACTGAAGGGGCATTCACCTTTTTACAAACCTCCCCTTTCGGGAATGTATTGCTAGCCATCGTGGCCATTGGTTTGGTGGGGTATGGCATTTTCATGTTCGTGCAGGCTAAATACAGTGACATCTCTATAGACTAA
- a CDS encoding metal-dependent hydrolase family protein gives MRIPLLLLLSSLPLFGCFAQTMPKTDSVFILKPSQVFDGRDLHQDWVVVVQGERITAAGPAAYVVTPANARTITLPGQTLLPGLIEGHSHLLLHPYNETSWNDQVLKEADALRVARATVHARNTLLAGFTTVRDLGSEGAEYADVGLKQAIDQGIIPGPRMLVAGKALIATGSYGPKGFDPAFEVPQGAEAADGVDNISRVVRDQIGKGVDIVKVYADYRWGPNGEAMPTFTLAELKLIVEIASSSGRPVVAHASTPEGMRRAAEAGVETIEHGDGGTPEVFKLMAKRRVALCPTLAAGDAILQYNGWRKGQDPEPVRITQKRESFKAALSAKVPISVGGDVGVFPHGDNARELEMLVNYGMPTVEVLRAATSGNARLFHLDNRLGSVKVGLLADLISVSGDPTKDIATLRNVKMVMKGGQIFRQP, from the coding sequence ATGAGAATACCCCTTCTCCTTTTGCTGAGCAGCCTTCCTCTTTTTGGGTGTTTTGCCCAAACCATGCCTAAAACGGATTCAGTTTTTATCTTAAAACCTAGCCAGGTGTTTGATGGCAGAGACCTCCACCAAGATTGGGTAGTAGTAGTGCAGGGAGAGCGCATTACAGCCGCCGGGCCTGCCGCTTATGTGGTCACACCAGCTAACGCACGTACCATCACCCTTCCCGGGCAGACCCTATTACCGGGGTTGATTGAAGGCCACTCCCATTTGCTCCTGCACCCCTATAATGAGACCTCCTGGAACGATCAGGTGCTCAAAGAAGCCGATGCTCTGCGGGTAGCCCGCGCAACCGTACATGCCCGCAATACGCTACTTGCCGGCTTTACCACCGTTCGGGACCTTGGCTCTGAAGGCGCAGAATACGCCGATGTAGGGCTGAAGCAAGCCATTGATCAAGGCATCATTCCGGGTCCGCGGATGCTGGTAGCTGGAAAGGCATTGATTGCGACCGGTAGCTATGGGCCGAAAGGTTTTGACCCTGCCTTTGAAGTTCCGCAGGGAGCCGAAGCAGCCGACGGAGTGGACAACATCTCGCGGGTAGTTCGCGACCAGATAGGCAAAGGTGTAGACATTGTCAAAGTATACGCCGATTACCGCTGGGGCCCCAATGGAGAAGCCATGCCTACCTTCACGTTAGCCGAGTTGAAACTGATCGTAGAGATTGCCTCCAGCAGTGGTCGGCCCGTGGTGGCCCATGCCAGCACCCCGGAAGGAATGCGCCGTGCGGCAGAGGCTGGGGTTGAAACCATTGAACACGGTGACGGGGGTACTCCTGAAGTGTTTAAGTTGATGGCCAAAAGAAGGGTGGCCCTCTGCCCAACTCTGGCAGCCGGTGATGCCATTTTGCAATACAACGGCTGGCGCAAAGGCCAGGACCCGGAACCTGTCCGCATCACCCAGAAACGAGAAAGCTTTAAAGCAGCCCTTTCCGCGAAGGTTCCCATTAGCGTTGGTGGTGACGTAGGCGTCTTCCCGCACGGCGACAATGCCCGTGAACTGGAGATGCTGGTCAACTACGGAATGCCTACAGTGGAAGTGCTTCGGGCCGCCACTTCAGGCAACGCCAGGCTATTCCACCTGGACAACCGCCTAGGCTCAGTAAAAGTGGGTTTGTTAGCAGATTTGATTTCTGTTTCAGGAGACCCTACCAAAGACATTGCCACCTTGAGGAATGTAAAAATGGTGATGAAAGGAGGACAGATTTTCCGGCAACCTTAG
- a CDS encoding DUF2461 domain-containing protein: protein MKKYLDQSTLDFIRDLQLNNQREWFEINRSRYEAARQDFISFLKTLLQGASDFEPALEGQEAKALMFRIYRDLRFSNDKRPYKNHICAYMAEGGRKTINPGFYLHISPNDGSFLAGGVWMPPAPELKAIRQEIDYNYDELKALLNAPSFKKYYSGLAGEKTKTTPKGYDSENPAIDLLRHKSWNTTYMLTDEVVTSERLYDECLAAMKAVKPLNDFFLRPMKELKGMEV from the coding sequence ATGAAAAAATATTTAGATCAATCTACCCTGGATTTTATTAGGGACCTTCAGCTGAATAACCAACGTGAGTGGTTTGAAATAAACCGAAGCCGGTATGAGGCGGCCCGTCAGGATTTCATTTCTTTCCTGAAAACCCTTCTGCAAGGAGCATCAGACTTTGAACCAGCACTTGAAGGACAGGAGGCTAAAGCCCTGATGTTCCGGATTTACCGCGATTTGCGTTTCTCTAATGACAAGCGCCCGTATAAAAACCACATCTGCGCGTACATGGCCGAGGGCGGCCGCAAAACCATCAACCCTGGGTTTTATCTGCACATCAGTCCAAACGATGGATCTTTCCTGGCTGGTGGCGTCTGGATGCCTCCAGCCCCTGAACTGAAAGCCATCCGGCAGGAAATTGACTACAATTATGATGAGCTGAAAGCCCTGCTGAATGCCCCGTCTTTTAAGAAGTACTACTCAGGTTTGGCGGGTGAAAAAACAAAAACTACCCCAAAAGGATACGACAGCGAAAACCCAGCCATAGACTTGCTCCGCCATAAAAGCTGGAACACCACCTACATGCTCACCGATGAAGTAGTCACCAGCGAAAGGCTGTATGACGAGTGTCTGGCAGCAATGAAAGCCGTGAAACCCCTAAATGATTTCTTCCTTCGGCCTATGAAGGAGTTGAAAGGAATGGAAGTTTAG
- a CDS encoding TIGR04283 family arsenosugar biosynthesis glycosyltransferase has product MKISVIIPTLQEEGLIGSLVQHLFEASAGFLEEIIVADGGSQDKTVSTAEAAGASVVKCPQASRARQMNAGARAAKGEILHFIHADSWPPQGFDAEVVKAVAQGKRCGCFRSRFKTSSRFLLLNSYCTRFPGLLFRGGGQTLFVTRDLFLKEGGYDEQLVVMEEYDLIRRLAKRAKFRIVPKEVLVSSRKYEQNGNVRLQFAYGLVMLLYFMGSPQQRLIQVYKALIK; this is encoded by the coding sequence ATGAAAATAAGTGTCATCATTCCTACCCTCCAGGAAGAAGGACTGATTGGCTCCCTGGTACAGCATCTGTTTGAAGCATCTGCTGGTTTTCTGGAGGAAATCATTGTAGCCGATGGCGGAAGTCAGGACAAAACGGTAAGTACCGCCGAAGCAGCCGGGGCATCCGTAGTGAAATGCCCTCAGGCAAGCCGGGCCAGGCAAATGAATGCTGGCGCAAGGGCAGCAAAAGGAGAAATCCTGCACTTCATCCATGCCGATTCATGGCCTCCCCAGGGCTTTGATGCTGAAGTAGTAAAAGCTGTTGCGCAAGGGAAACGTTGCGGCTGCTTTAGGAGCCGCTTTAAGACATCCAGTAGATTTCTGCTTTTGAATTCTTATTGCACCCGTTTTCCGGGCCTATTATTCAGAGGCGGAGGCCAGACGCTGTTTGTAACCCGCGACCTGTTCCTGAAAGAGGGAGGCTATGATGAACAGCTGGTGGTCATGGAGGAATATGACCTCATCAGGCGGCTTGCCAAGAGAGCCAAGTTCCGGATAGTACCTAAAGAGGTTTTGGTTTCGTCACGCAAATACGAACAGAACGGGAACGTACGTTTACAGTTTGCTTACGGGCTAGTCATGTTGCTGTACTTTATGGGTTCTCCGCAACAAAGGCTTATTCAGGTGTACAAAGCCTTGATCAAGTAA